DNA sequence from the Pseudochaenichthys georgianus chromosome 8, fPseGeo1.2, whole genome shotgun sequence genome:
TGGTGCTGGTGAGCTCCAGCAGGATGGTGGGATATGCAGGATGCAACAGGAAGAGTTTTCTGATGAGCGGCTCGGCTGTAGCTACACCTGGAGACACCTGCACGACCAGAGGGGACAGGTGAGTGAGGGGGAAGCAATAGGagacaggactcagagacacgaggagagacacgaggagagacacgaggagagctggagatctgatggagtcaggactcagagagacacgcggagagctggagctttgatggcaaacactgacggtttatttggagcttcggccggagaattcacacgaCATGTCCCGGGCCACGAGTTGACCACACGGTagagatgccacaatcaattctgcagagccctcctgtagctccaggttttaactagagagtgtaataatcaacattcttcaatagagagactaaacagctgaggacactgaatcacatCTGTTGTCGCTTATGGCTCGAGGTCATCCACACCCCGAGAAGGAagtgttccaggtgtcccacagCAAGAACTATCTCTGACCGAGAGTTGCCCGCTCACAAACTGGTAACAACAACATGCTAGGGCCGCCCCTCCTTAAGGAGATAGCGGCTGCCGTAGGCCGGGCATCGGCGTCAGAGGGCGAAGGAGGACATGCCGGGCGAATGACTCCCTGACAGTGAGTGTTTCGTTATTGGGTTGAACTAAATAAACGACAGGAATGAGTCCCCAGAAATAAGTTAGCATTTTCTGGCAGACTCACGGTTATCTTGGTCCCATTTTTCAGAGGTCTGATTGGATCGCTGGCCCAGAAGAGGAAAGCCGATTGGCCGGTTGAGGTGGAGATTGCAGAAGTTTCCAAAACTAGACGAGGACAGACGAACTCTGCCGACCAGAGGAGACGCCCGGTGTCCCCGTCAACAACCAGCGCctagtaacaacaataagagACAACAAAGAGGTCAGTGAGATGTCTTAATGTTATTTTCTCCTCTCAACTTCATATTTCCAAACAAGAGCAGTTTGACAGCAGCACGTCTTAAAGTACGAATGAATGGTGTGGTTGTTTTACCGTCATGGTGCCATTTGTTGCATGCGTGATGAAAAGATCCAGGACGCCATCGCTGTTGAAGTACCCCGGGGCGGGTTGGCTGCGACAGGCGGAGAGATACATTTTAGGATCATTTCACAAAATAGCGAAACACAGTGGTTTCAGTCGTTTAAACATATGAtagatattttttttttacttcgtTTTTATTCCAGCACCTTCTACACTATTCACACCTTTTTACTACTTTTCcattttcattttctttttggTATTCATGTTCTTTTACATTTACATCGAACACATTTAAACATGGATTGTCAATCTTTTCACGCCCCATAAATGAAGACGGATGTATCTCTGTATGCTCAGTCGTGACGAGTGTCGGGGCTTCACCTGTGAATGGGATCCGAGTTGAAGGTCCACTCTTTCTTGATGTCCTTCTGCCGGAGCACGGACAGTTTGCTGGACAGTTTGCCGAACAGTTTGCCGGACAGTTTGCCGGACACCAGCGCCCAGTCGCTCCGGCTGGAGTTCAGGTTGGACACCGGGTCCAGGCTGTTGTGGCTGTTCCCAAAACCGGCCACCAGAGGGAGCAAGAACTCCACCGGCTCAGATCCTCTGTGGAGAAGGACACAGAATATAGGGATTACTGTAATATCAGTTGTAAATTGTGTTATATATCTTTTTAATCGCTGCGTATGCAACCTAGGAAACTGTTCCATTGTCTTAAACCACAAAGCATTTTGTTATGTGAAgataataaatatattcaaatatCAATAAAAAACACATCCCAAATAATCACAAAATGGAAAATAAAGTCTATGTAAATGATACTCCTAAAACCTAGGAAATTGAACTAAATGTTTCCCCTTAAATCTAGAAAATAGTTTGACATTAGATCAATATTTTTACCACAACTTAAAAAACGCTACCAATATATTTTTGATTCACTAAGTCCCAAAGTCCAAGTGACTAAGATCCATGTGCGTACCTGTAAATGTGTATGAAGGACGAGGAGTTGGTTTTCCTCAGAGCCTCCCACTCTGGATCCCTCCTGCTGAGAGCCTGAGTCAGAGGCATCTTCCCAGTGGCTTTCATATAGACATCACGCAGAGAGATGGCCTCCACATTGCCTGAGGGAAAAAGACATTGACAAAAATCTTCAGTATTTAAAGGcggggtaagaatggagaaaccagctcgagtgcgctagaatttgaaaatacacaaccgaaacAAATCGGCCCTtcattcagacttcctcacagagcccctcctccaacacacacgaacgtgcacatgaccaatgagggcacgagatggaaggctgacaggcaggtaggccatccagttactttagccgggctgaggcagatgattggtcgtgctttttacagcgccacggcttccacagctgaatttttttatgtattgtcaaagcatttaacgtattcattgctatcgggatgttaagagcattccatggaatataacaagtgtttctgaagtgaattacctaccccacctttaatttgtAATGTAGATTACATAAATCAATTCCCTCATAATACCAACGACAGCCTGAACACAAGAGTGGTGTAGGAGTGAGTCCTTAACCCAGACATTAGGATTTGAATGTTCTTCTGGGTggaagcctgaaataaggtctgtggttcgCACACGCTGAAGAAGGGTTCACGGTTTGTTctaaaatacgtcagtaaataccccactgctGAATTTAAAAACAGCGGTTGTTAACAAGTGTCTAGATGAGACGAtaaaacgtcatcacgcccatcactagccgcctttagcttagcgctggtgaagtgaagtcatgtggataacgttagctttttactgcTAGCCATTGCGTTTCAACTACAACGCTCCCATTGGCCTTTTGCGGAGGGAGCCCTTGAGATGCTAACCTCCAGGGCGGCCTAGAGAGATACTTCCTCCCTAGTGGATTCCTTTACCTAGTCCAAAGAGGATGTAGTAAGCCCCCTGTTGGGTCTCATGCAGCAGAGGACCAATCAGCTTCCCTTGTCCGGTGACGTTGAAAGGCACGGGATGCCCGAGCGTGGCCCCCGACAGCCCGGAGATCAGCGTCAGGGACAGGTCCAGAGCCTGGGAGTGAGAAGAGCAGAACACTGAAGCTGTGGAAACATGATGTGTGAAGCTCCTAATCactcagagagggagaggaaccTCGTCTGCAGGCAGGGTGGCGATGAGCAGGTCTGGGACGGAGTCGCCCTGCAGGTCTGGGAGTAAAACCGCCTGGGACTCGATGTTCTTCAGCAGGACGAACCACAGCTGATTCCCTGGGGGGAGAAAGGAAATCAGACCTGTTTTAAACACGATGGATAACACCTATCAagtttttaaatactttatttTGAATTTTTCTTTTAGGGATCCTGagcttctacaggtgctccatcgAGAGGCAAAGACAGACACCATATGCAGTAGgtagtagggctgtgcgattatggcaaaaatcataatcacgattatttgggtcaataattgatatcacgattattttgacgattattcattgaccatttattgaactttaaaacaaataatattttaccaataaacaagatcaacaaatatgttggagcgcacttccaaaaccatactaaacatatattattaatatgataaataaaaataaattagaccaaaataaattaaatcaaatatgatgcagtgcactgtcacaacctgctgaacactccttaacatatagccaacatgttggtaaaacatattcaacatattccactcagttaaacgttgaaggctggccaaccgtcatggtccagaagtaacaggaaataaatgttgaactacaatttaagatcaaataaaaatgtttaggccaccgtggcaaatgctggtagggctgctcacgtcatctcttaaagattgtttgccagaaacaccagcctgttgacatggtctggtttcagagatgagcgcaggcaggtgacaagccacctgtactgaagaccctcagccacgccccgacacatggggtgacgctggccaatcacaaagcgttgatgcgttcaagtgcattattctggcacaggaagattatgttacaggacattaacgataaaacagaatattgttgttctatttttagacacatctcgcgatcgactggttgcgcacccctgggctagaccataggtccgttgtggtcgcaaagtagtcagctgaagccacatctctctcaacttccccacggcatttgtcatatagtgcaggcagcgcagacctgctgaaataataccgagacggcatcgcgtaacgcttgtccaacgtgttgacaagttgcttaaagccctagttgctaacagtgctaactgggcacatatctttagcgatgtgaaatgtaatggcaaagtacttagtggaaatagttttacccttctttttaacgagttgctgctcttgttctgacatcttcgctcgcgctgaacactcacaacacatgtcactcccacgtggccgagtgggcttttagggaggggcgaaagcgcacccagcaatataatcgtattttgtcaattatgctgttttcataatcgtggcaagccataatcgtaatcgcgattaaaatacaattaattgcacagccctagtaggTAGGTACCCGAAACCTCCACATGGCGTACAAGAGGATTGACAATTCCTGAGAAAAGTCTGAAGCTGCCAGTCGACAGCATCgcagacaaaaacaaaaagggTAACACACTACcaacaaatcaaataaaacattacTACCGAAAAGAGAAAACTAAAATGTTTGAGTAACTGGGGATGGATCGCCTCTCTTAATGGAGCACTTCTTCCCCTGCTGTGACCTTGAACCAGACATGTTGTATCTTGCCGGTCTCTCACCTGTGGTGCCGTTGACGGCCATGATGATGGACTTCCCGATGAGCAGCACCACGGGGCCCGGCTGGCTGCTGTACTGCAGCCCACACTGGATGTACATCACACACTCACGCATCTCCTTCGTCCACAACGTCTGACCGGTGACCGCAGACAGGGCCACCGCGCGGTAGACTGGACGGAAGAAGGAACATCATTAAAGCACACCTGGAAGTAGCGTCAAAAGGTCTCCCTCGACAAACAGCTGGGTCTGTGGGAAACAACTGGATGAGACCCAGCGGGagcatctccacatattaacaccgctTCACGAGTTTCGAAGCGTAAATGGCCAGAAgtacaaagctagcgttaggctgtaaaggaactacatcaccaccgctaagctaaaggtggctaatgttggcgtGATGAGGCTTGGGAGTCTCATCACGCCACTTGCTAGCAACCGCTGGTTTTTAAACAGAGAAGTTAAGAGATATTCACCGGTTGGGTATTTACGGatagtttggggctctctgctggaactgcttccTCCGCGACCCgcccacggataagcgggagaagatggaaggGATTTACGGAAATATTTTATGTTGTCGAACAAAACCAGAAAATATAtgaagcttgtgttaaccatagATCTTATTCAGGCCTCTTACCAAAGACTGCTGGAGAAGGGACCAGGACGTGCTAACATGCTAAGTAATATTCATGCTTTAGGACTACACCCCTCTTGGGAACATTCTGAAACAGAAGGACAAAGAAGGGGAAAGAAGATAGGTGACATACCTTTGTTTCCTTGCATTGGATGCGTCTCATTGGTCCATTCAGTAACTCCCAGAAACACGTCGGCCACTGAATCCCCGTCAACATCCCATAACGCCAGCGCCGGCGGAGTTACACCTAGAGAGAGACACAACAAAGTGAAGCCACTGGTTGACTGAAGCTTAAACCACGAACAATAGGAACTCATGTGTGAATCATAAGAgtcataatcactgatgtggTCTTTGAAGACACAGTCCTGTCTAGGTTGTGTTTGTCTTCACTCCACGGTGCTCTTAGCTGAAACAGAACATGTGGTGGGGAGACTGATGCCCTGTGTAATTACAGTTTACTAATGAATGGTTGGGTCCGTGGTGTCTCGCCACAGAGACTCCCAGTAAGTCTTTATGAAGTGAGCGTTGGCATGGCTTTGAGACAAAGGGGTTCTGCACACCGATATGAGAAAGGCCCCTCCACCTTTCCTACATGTGAGCAAGGACCACAGATTGTACAGTTGCTAAGCATCTGGTCTCTTGGTAACAACCTGATGTCTCTTTGCACGGTTAACCCTACAATTCAAGAAGCTTGGAAGGACTTCCCATCTCCCCCAATCTCAAGGACTCGCAGTACTTGACACACAGGAACAGGATTCACTGAGGATGTGTGGAATGAGAAACAGCCGGATTGACAGAAGGTCCCAGACAGAGAGGCTTGAGCACTTACTATGACCCGGATCTATTGTCACTTTCTAAGCTTTGATTTGTTTCCCTTAAGTTTTTAAGAACTGGTGTAGGGCCAGTATGTGTAGCCTCAGATTACAGAGAAAAGCATTTGGATCAGGgggggccacatacagaagggctgggccactcacgAGAGGTGTATcgcctcataagttcagttataagtaAGGATGCTCCGAAGTCGATCGGCCGCCGAACAAGCTCATCAAAATGGCTTCacggtctggcagtattttaaggtgtctgataaagacagtaaaatagcggtgtgtgtgtgaagcagaaatcctgccgctccgcccgctgtgacggaccggtgagcgaaacacacactaagagttagacctgacacacttagctagtttatctacctctggaactagataaactagttatacatatatcaGGGTCATACACTTTTTTACAAAtgattttccatgacttctccatgacctttacctaattttccatgaccaaaaaatgACTCTCAGcggtgcctatctaaaacaaatccaatagTAGCTTACTAGCtcctacacgctaaagcaactcaaatctctcaccagcaaaacacctcgtcagttaaatgccattttacgtttcactactatacgatacagtatttattatcattatagtattatttACAATTACATATGACAATCATTGCATGACAATATTGGATATGTAATGAGG
Encoded proteins:
- the fam234b gene encoding protein FAM234B, whose translation is MAAALSRALKLPGKKGSELGEYDPLTQADSEDESEEDDLVLNYPRNGLGRDGCLGSGPSKLRGGRSGRLVGAEDEAQEDEEEEYDDDEWRERLPSKSRPDKEEMKGMQYWTHRDPGRDRSGEDRGGPGTLGGAGTGVHSTEAEEKRMRMKTAIRSAFFLVPLVCAALLVLLCAFLIPCRKGDLGKRPTWERALGDAGGVTPPALALWDVDGDSVADVFLGVTEWTNETHPMQGNKVYRAVALSAVTGQTLWTKEMRECVMYIQCGLQYSSQPGPVVLLIGKSIIMAVNGTTGNQLWFVLLKNIESQAVLLPDLQGDSVPDLLIATLPADEALDLSLTLISGLSGATLGHPVPFNVTGQGKLIGPLLHETQQGAYYILFGLGNVEAISLRDVYMKATGKMPLTQALSRRDPEWEALRKTNSSSFIHIYRGSEPVEFLLPLVAGFGNSHNSLDPVSNLNSSRSDWALVSGKLSGKLFGKLSSKLSVLRQKDIKKEWTFNSDPIHSQPAPGYFNSDGVLDLFITHATNGTMTALVVDGDTGRLLWSAEFVCPRLVLETSAISTSTGQSAFLFWASDPIRPLKNGTKITVSPGVATAEPLIRKLFLLHPAYPTILLELTSTTDTAVTSAVSYQERQKDASYITVSSRPTPDSEPGARIVKSMSLRAAITTGRTIRLEQSSKPVKPSAFEINKFFRGLTFKRQ